Proteins encoded within one genomic window of Bemisia tabaci chromosome 2, PGI_BMITA_v3:
- the LOC109041394 gene encoding uncharacterized protein, producing the protein MFVPRHHGLTMVVLLASLLGPCSANENDDPPRLKPSHGYMYTLQPFYTYVQNSGPWHAFYAITPYTYFNIKPTAFYGCFTIPKLISTAEYLRDYHYIEIGPLKGRKRINPKVGRALALRMIGIMFTYRAHRCNCPHYTDYLLYGTTYGTPADITYQTISADCPLYYPLTSKTNVWDEDFTLQDYYGNKIKLGKPPQKEKSVRRSRSRSKSGSRSGSESESESGSESGSDSDAYSVSAKS; encoded by the exons ATGTTTG TTCCTAGACACCATGGTTTGACCATGGTTGTGTTGCTGGCATCCCTGCTTGGCCCTTGCAGTGCGAACGAAAACGACGATCCACCGAGGTTAAAACCTAGCCACGGGTACATGTACACGCTGCAGCCATTCTACACGTACGTTCAGAATTCCGGCCCGTGGCACGCGTTCTACGCTATCACGCCGTACACCTACTTCAACATCAAACCGACGGCGTTCTACGGATGCTTCACCATCCCGAAACTCATCTCTACCGCCGAGTACCTGAGAGATTATCACTACATAGAGATCGGACCGCTCAAAGGACGCAAGAGGATCAACCCTAAAGTTGGCAGAGCCCTCGCTCTACGCATGATCGGCAT AATGTTTACGTATCGAGCCCACCGCTGCAACTGTCCACATTACACGGATTATCTGCTCTACGGAACGACTTACGGGACACCTGCGGACATCACCTACCAGACCATAAGTGCTGATTGTCCCTTGTACTACCCGTTGACATCAAAAACTAACGTCTGGGACGAAGATTTCACGCTCCAGGACTATTATGGCAATAAAATCAAGTTGGGAAAACCGCCACAGAAAGAAAAGAGCGTGCGTCGGTCTAGATCGAGATCAAAATCAGGGTCAAGATCAGGATCAGAATCGGAATCAGAGTCAGGATCAGAGTCGGGATCAGATTCTGATGCGTATTCAGTATCAGCAAAATCCTAA